Proteins encoded within one genomic window of Halogeometricum sp. S1BR25-6:
- a CDS encoding methylenetetrahydrofolate reductase: protein MSLKSESKTVDDVDNVELLLGNTRYELMPFESFDEEIAHLPDGATIAITTSPQLGIDRTVEKTEMAAERGYEVVPHIAARYVEGQEHLEEIARRLTEAGITDIFVPGGDREEPAGEFESAYDLLTALDRTEYEFEEVGITGYPEGHAFLDDETLRESMVRKEPYATYIVTQLCYDPETVLEWISDVRDRGVDLPVEVGIPGVMKYQRLLEISQKVGVGDSIQFLKKTTGILGFIRQLIGSRGTYKPDKLIDGLAPYVANEAYDIRGVHIYAFNQTADLESWRLERLER, encoded by the coding sequence ATGTCCTTGAAATCCGAGTCGAAAACGGTCGACGACGTCGACAACGTTGAACTCCTCCTCGGGAACACCCGCTACGAACTCATGCCGTTCGAGAGCTTCGACGAGGAGATAGCTCACCTCCCGGACGGGGCGACGATTGCCATCACGACGTCGCCACAACTCGGCATCGACCGTACCGTCGAGAAGACCGAGATGGCGGCCGAACGGGGATACGAGGTCGTTCCGCACATCGCCGCCCGCTACGTGGAAGGCCAAGAGCATCTGGAGGAGATCGCCCGCCGACTCACCGAGGCGGGCATCACGGACATCTTCGTTCCCGGCGGCGACCGCGAGGAACCGGCCGGCGAGTTCGAGTCGGCGTACGACCTCCTCACGGCGCTCGATAGGACCGAGTACGAGTTCGAGGAGGTCGGCATCACGGGCTACCCCGAGGGTCACGCCTTCCTGGACGACGAGACGCTCCGAGAGTCGATGGTGCGGAAGGAACCCTACGCGACCTACATCGTCACGCAACTCTGCTACGACCCGGAGACGGTGCTCGAGTGGATCTCGGACGTGCGCGACCGCGGGGTCGACCTCCCGGTCGAGGTCGGCATCCCGGGCGTGATGAAGTACCAGCGCCTGCTCGAAATCTCACAGAAGGTCGGCGTCGGCGACTCGATCCAGTTCCTGAAGAAAACGACCGGTATCCTCGGATTCATCCGCCAACTCATCGGTTCCCGAGGGACGTACAAGCCGGACAAGCTTATCGACGGCCTCGCACCCTACGTCGCCAACGAGGCGTACGACATCCGCGGCGTCCACATCTACGCGTTCAACCAGACGGCGGACCTCGAGTCCTGGCGGCTCGAACGCCTCGAACGGTAG
- the glyA gene encoding serine hydroxymethyltransferase: MSYDTVRETDSTAAELLEGERARQNDTLAMIASENHVSEAVMEAQSSELTNNYAEGYPGERYYGGCEVADEIEQLAIDRAKELWGAEHVNVQPHSGSQANMAVYLAMLDPGDKILSLDLTHGGHLSHGHPANFAGQVYDVEQYEVDPETGYVDYEGLREIAESFDPDVIVSGYSAYPREVDFERVQTTADAVGAYHLADIAHITGLVAAGVHESPVGVADFVTGSTHKTIRSGRGGIIMCGDEHADDIDSAVFPGTQGGPAMHNVAGKAVGFGEALDPAFERYARQTVDNAQAFGERLQEHGLSLVSGGTDNHLVLVDLRPSHPDTTGKEVESALEEAGVVLNANTVPGETRSAFNPSGIRAGTPALTTRGFDEDASREVADLVAELVESPTEDVVADVSDRVDDLAARHPLYD, translated from the coding sequence ATGTCGTACGACACCGTCCGCGAGACGGATTCGACCGCCGCGGAACTGCTCGAAGGAGAGCGAGCCAGACAGAACGACACGCTGGCGATGATCGCCAGCGAGAACCACGTCTCCGAAGCCGTCATGGAGGCCCAAAGCTCCGAGCTGACCAACAACTACGCCGAGGGGTATCCGGGCGAACGCTACTACGGCGGCTGCGAGGTCGCCGACGAAATCGAGCAGTTGGCGATCGACCGCGCGAAGGAGTTGTGGGGCGCCGAGCACGTCAACGTCCAGCCCCACTCGGGGTCGCAGGCGAACATGGCCGTCTACCTGGCGATGCTCGACCCGGGCGACAAGATTCTCTCGCTCGACCTCACGCACGGCGGCCACCTGAGTCACGGCCACCCGGCGAACTTCGCCGGGCAGGTGTACGACGTCGAGCAGTACGAGGTCGACCCCGAGACGGGATACGTCGACTACGAGGGGCTTCGGGAGATAGCCGAGTCGTTCGACCCGGACGTGATCGTCTCGGGCTACTCCGCGTACCCCCGCGAAGTCGACTTCGAGCGGGTCCAGACGACCGCCGACGCCGTCGGAGCGTACCACCTCGCGGACATCGCGCACATCACCGGATTGGTCGCCGCGGGCGTGCACGAGTCCCCGGTGGGCGTCGCTGACTTCGTGACGGGGTCGACGCACAAGACCATCCGTTCCGGCCGGGGCGGCATCATCATGTGCGGCGACGAGCACGCCGACGACATCGACAGCGCAGTCTTCCCCGGTACCCAGGGAGGGCCGGCGATGCACAACGTCGCCGGCAAGGCCGTCGGATTCGGCGAGGCGCTGGATCCGGCGTTCGAGCGGTACGCTCGACAGACCGTCGACAACGCGCAAGCGTTCGGCGAGCGACTGCAGGAACACGGGCTCAGCCTGGTCTCCGGCGGCACCGACAACCACCTCGTACTCGTCGACCTCCGACCGTCACACCCCGACACGACGGGGAAGGAGGTCGAATCCGCGCTGGAGGAGGCGGGGGTCGTCCTGAACGCGAACACCGTTCCCGGAGAGACGCGGTCGGCGTTCAACCCGTCGGGAATCCGGGCGGGGACGCCGGCCCTGACGACCCGCGGGTTCGACGAGGACGCCTCCCGGGAAGTGGCCGATCTCGTCGCCGAACTCGTCGAGTCGCCGACGGAGGACGTCGTCGCCGACGTGAGCGACCGCGTCGACGACCTGGCCGCGCGGCATCCGCTGTACGACTGA
- the folP gene encoding dihydropteroate synthase — protein MDYHEAVDYLESLDRSRPKLGTETTARMLSALGDPHEHVDHVQIAGSNGKGSTAVMLERILREAGLDVGLYTSPDLNDFRERVRVNGRKVPKDHVGSFVEEIEPCISRLRDEDDCPTYFEVLTVLALQYFGAEDVDVAVLEVGIGGRYDATSVVDPVASAVTNVSLEHTDILGETVQEIARDKAQVAPDGKRLVTSAGGEALEAIRAETDVVTVGGTEADVVAQEGEMPSRIETSVSIVGPDWDVAANLPLPGEHQATNAGVAATLARRVSDAGTPAIERGLRGAHWPGRFEILSTEPLVILDGAHNPAACRTVADLLDRYEFDETHLVFGAMTDKDHAEMADALPEADAIRLCRPEVSRAASFDALSDAFASRSTDIARDGAVQTAVERALDAASEDDCVLITGSLYVVAEARNRWTRLQIPKRVDTLDAARSVLAESSVDEEFAGDVTTHAFKTWLYDGQAEYLQRLMQRIGGTCVLPETDSPGRHVPAVLSGTAAQYERLADEVRRGDTGLSHTSDRFRDIVDGGDTTDRNRRPWGADTAVMGVLNVTPDSFHDGGRYEQVEDAVRRVREMVAAGADVVDVGGESTRPGAEPVTVEAEIERVVPVIERISDVAVPISVDTRRAAVADAALDAGADVINDVSGLADPNMRFVAADHDVPIVIAHSADAPVDPNHTVTYDDVVEDVTRELNERVLLAEKAGLSRDQIVVDPGLGFGKSAAECFELVDRLGELRALGCPILVGHSRKSMFERVDCSSAERLPPTIATTTVAAERGADVVRVHDVAENAAAVRTRRTIRGTDG, from the coding sequence ATGGACTACCACGAGGCGGTCGACTACTTGGAGAGCTTGGACCGCTCCCGGCCGAAACTCGGAACGGAGACGACCGCCAGGATGCTGTCCGCTCTCGGCGACCCTCACGAGCACGTCGACCACGTCCAGATAGCGGGGTCGAACGGGAAAGGGAGCACGGCGGTGATGCTCGAACGGATACTGCGAGAGGCGGGTCTCGACGTCGGACTCTACACGTCCCCGGACCTGAACGACTTCCGCGAACGCGTCCGGGTCAACGGGCGGAAAGTGCCGAAAGACCACGTCGGGTCGTTCGTCGAGGAGATCGAACCGTGTATCTCCCGTCTGCGCGACGAAGACGACTGTCCGACTTACTTCGAGGTGCTCACCGTGCTCGCACTCCAGTACTTCGGGGCCGAAGACGTCGACGTGGCGGTGCTGGAGGTCGGTATCGGGGGTCGGTACGACGCGACGAGCGTGGTCGACCCGGTGGCGAGTGCGGTCACGAACGTGAGTTTGGAGCACACCGACATTCTCGGCGAGACCGTCCAAGAAATCGCGCGGGACAAAGCGCAGGTCGCACCCGACGGGAAACGACTCGTGACGAGTGCGGGCGGCGAAGCGCTCGAAGCGATCCGGGCGGAAACCGATGTCGTCACGGTGGGCGGGACCGAGGCCGACGTCGTCGCTCAAGAGGGGGAGATGCCCTCGCGCATCGAAACGTCCGTCTCTATCGTCGGCCCGGACTGGGACGTCGCCGCGAACCTCCCGTTGCCGGGGGAACACCAGGCGACGAACGCCGGGGTCGCGGCGACGCTCGCCCGACGGGTATCGGACGCCGGGACGCCGGCTATCGAACGCGGTCTCCGCGGCGCCCACTGGCCGGGTCGATTCGAGATACTGTCCACCGAGCCGCTCGTGATTCTGGACGGCGCCCACAACCCGGCCGCGTGCCGAACTGTCGCAGACCTCCTCGACCGGTACGAGTTCGACGAGACGCACCTCGTCTTCGGGGCTATGACGGACAAGGACCACGCGGAGATGGCGGACGCACTCCCCGAGGCCGACGCGATTCGACTCTGCCGGCCGGAGGTCAGTCGGGCCGCCTCCTTCGACGCACTCTCGGACGCGTTCGCGTCGCGTTCGACCGACATCGCGCGGGACGGCGCGGTCCAAACGGCCGTCGAGCGGGCACTCGACGCGGCGAGCGAGGACGACTGCGTGCTGATTACGGGTTCGCTGTACGTCGTCGCCGAAGCTCGCAACCGCTGGACGCGGCTTCAGATTCCGAAGCGGGTAGATACGCTCGACGCCGCACGCTCCGTTCTCGCAGAGTCGTCCGTCGACGAGGAGTTCGCCGGAGACGTTACCACGCACGCGTTCAAGACCTGGCTGTACGACGGACAGGCGGAGTACTTACAGCGTCTGATGCAACGAATCGGCGGAACGTGCGTCCTGCCGGAGACCGATTCTCCCGGCAGGCACGTCCCCGCCGTCCTGTCCGGAACCGCCGCACAGTACGAGCGTCTGGCCGACGAAGTGCGTCGCGGTGATACGGGGCTTTCACACACGTCTGACCGGTTCAGAGACATCGTCGACGGCGGAGATACGACCGACCGGAACCGGCGCCCGTGGGGCGCCGACACGGCAGTCATGGGCGTTCTGAACGTGACCCCGGACAGCTTCCACGACGGCGGTCGGTACGAGCAGGTCGAGGACGCCGTACGGCGAGTCCGCGAGATGGTCGCCGCGGGCGCAGACGTCGTCGACGTCGGCGGCGAGAGCACTCGACCCGGGGCCGAGCCGGTTACGGTCGAAGCGGAGATCGAACGCGTCGTCCCGGTTATCGAACGCATCTCCGACGTTGCGGTGCCAATCTCCGTCGATACGAGGCGGGCCGCCGTCGCAGACGCCGCCTTGGATGCGGGCGCGGACGTGATCAACGACGTCTCCGGGTTGGCGGACCCGAACATGCGCTTCGTCGCCGCCGATCACGACGTGCCGATCGTTATCGCGCACAGCGCGGACGCTCCGGTGGATCCGAATCACACGGTAACGTACGACGACGTCGTCGAAGACGTAACCCGAGAGCTCAACGAACGGGTGTTGCTCGCCGAGAAGGCGGGGCTGAGTCGCGATCAGATCGTCGTGGACCCCGGCCTCGGCTTCGGGAAGTCCGCCGCGGAGTGTTTCGAGTTGGTCGATCGGTTAGGGGAGCTACGCGCTCTCGGGTGTCCCATCCTGGTCGGCCACTCGCGCAAGTCCATGTTCGAACGCGTCGACTGCAGTTCCGCCGAGCGGCTCCCACCCACGATAGCGACCACGACGGTAGCGGCCGAGCGAGGAGCGGACGTCGTCCGCGTTCACGACGTCGCGGAGAACGCCGCCGCGGTCAGGACGCGTCGCACGATACGCGGCACGGACGGCTGA